A stretch of Arthrobacter sp. NEB 688 DNA encodes these proteins:
- the rpmB gene encoding 50S ribosomal protein L28, producing the protein MAANCDVCGKGPGFGHNISHSHRRTKRRWNPNIQRVKAMVGEAGVTPKRLNVCTSCLKAGKVKR; encoded by the coding sequence GTGGCTGCCAACTGCGACGTCTGCGGCAAGGGCCCCGGTTTCGGGCACAACATCTCGCACTCGCACCGCCGCACGAAGCGCCGTTGGAACCCCAACATCCAGCGCGTCAAGGCGATGGTGGGCGAGGCCGGTGTGACCCCGAAGCGGCTCAACGTCTGCACCTCGTGCCTCAAGGCGGGCAAGGTCAAGCGCTGA
- a CDS encoding lysophospholipid acyltransferase family protein yields MTTPTDSSRPFGYRFAIAVLRPLFRALTRRRWEGVEHLPTTGGWVVCPNHVSHVDPLAFAHFLVDQGLSPRFLGKDEVFRVPVVGAVLRSADQIPVHRESGSAVDAYRAAVAAVRAGKCVAIYPEGTLTRDPDLWPMRGKTGAARVALETRCPVVPVAVWGPQEMLAPYAKVPHLVPRPVMRVRAGRPVDLEDLHGLPVTAEVLAEATDRIMAAITAELEVLRGEGAPTERFDPRRARVTPTGRPRPIEEAS; encoded by the coding sequence GTGACCACCCCGACCGACAGCTCGCGTCCCTTCGGGTACCGGTTCGCCATCGCCGTCCTGCGGCCCCTGTTCCGCGCGCTGACGCGCCGCCGCTGGGAGGGCGTCGAGCACCTGCCGACGACGGGTGGCTGGGTGGTCTGCCCCAACCACGTCTCGCACGTCGACCCGCTGGCCTTCGCGCACTTCCTCGTCGACCAGGGTCTCTCGCCGCGCTTCCTCGGCAAGGACGAGGTCTTCCGCGTGCCCGTCGTCGGGGCGGTGCTGCGCTCGGCCGACCAGATCCCGGTGCACCGCGAGTCGGGCAGCGCCGTCGACGCCTACCGCGCGGCGGTCGCCGCGGTCCGCGCGGGCAAGTGCGTCGCCATCTACCCGGAGGGGACGCTGACCCGCGACCCCGACCTGTGGCCGATGCGCGGCAAGACCGGTGCGGCCCGTGTCGCGCTCGAGACCCGGTGCCCCGTCGTGCCCGTCGCGGTCTGGGGCCCCCAGGAGATGCTCGCGCCGTACGCGAAGGTGCCCCACCTCGTGCCGCGGCCCGTCATGCGCGTGCGCGCCGGCCGGCCCGTCGACCTCGAGGACCTGCACGGGCTCCCCGTGACGGCCGAGGTGCTCGCCGAGGCGACCGACCGCATCATGGCGGCGATCACCGCCGAGCTCGAGGTGCTGCGCGGCGAGGGCGCCCCCACCGAACGCTTCGACCCCCGTCGCGCCCGCGTCACCCCGACCGGCCGACCCCGACCGATCGAGGAGGCGTCATGA
- the cofC gene encoding 2-phospho-L-lactate guanylyltransferase encodes MPSTPPLVVVVPVKGGPLAKSRLPLPLEDRMALADAFARDTVAAAASLPGAHVLVVTGDPSVAAWAATGAQVVADPGAGLDAAVRAGVLAARATGAPRAVVLLGDHPALTGTELAATLARTGRVARAVVPDADGTGTALLDLALDDGPAPTRFGAGSAAAHAGLGWTTVRVAAPGLRTDVDDAASLADAVALGVGAHTESALRRATLPGVQATIHRVPDETGGSALLDDGREVEVPVVALVDSGLLHLRSGQRVSIELDADGLVATRAWIVGIGPGETIH; translated from the coding sequence GTGCCCTCCACCCCGCCCCTCGTGGTCGTCGTGCCCGTCAAGGGCGGCCCGCTCGCGAAGTCGCGCCTGCCGCTGCCGCTCGAGGACCGGATGGCCCTCGCCGACGCGTTCGCCCGTGACACCGTCGCGGCGGCCGCGTCCCTTCCGGGAGCGCACGTGCTCGTCGTGACCGGAGACCCGTCGGTCGCCGCGTGGGCGGCCACCGGGGCGCAGGTCGTCGCCGACCCCGGGGCGGGCCTGGACGCCGCCGTCCGGGCCGGGGTGCTGGCCGCCCGCGCGACCGGGGCGCCGCGCGCGGTCGTGCTCCTCGGCGACCACCCGGCCCTCACGGGCACCGAGCTCGCGGCCACCCTGGCGCGCACCGGTCGCGTCGCGCGCGCCGTCGTCCCCGACGCGGACGGCACCGGCACGGCCCTGCTCGACCTCGCCCTCGACGACGGCCCGGCGCCGACCCGCTTCGGCGCCGGCAGCGCGGCGGCCCACGCCGGGCTCGGGTGGACGACGGTCCGGGTCGCCGCCCCGGGCCTGCGCACCGACGTCGACGACGCCGCGTCCCTCGCCGACGCGGTGGCCCTCGGGGTGGGCGCGCACACGGAGTCGGCCCTGCGGCGCGCTACCCTGCCGGGCGTGCAGGCCACCATCCACCGGGTCCCCGACGAGACGGGCGGCAGCGCGCTGCTCGACGACGGCCGGGAGGTCGAGGTGCCGGTCGTCGCGCTCGTCGACAGCGGCCTGCTGCACCTGCGCAGCGGCCAGCGGGTCAGCATCGAGCTCGACGCCGACGGCCTCGTCGCGACGCGGGCCTGGATCGTCGGCATCGGGCCGGGCGAGACCATCCACTGA
- the leuC gene encoding 3-isopropylmalate dehydratase large subunit, with amino-acid sequence MAGTLAEKVWEQHVVRRGDGEPDLLYIDLHLLHEVTSPQAFDGLRLAGRPVRRPDLTLATEDHNVPTTPGPITDPVSRTQVETLRRNCEEFGVTLYPMGDAEQGIVHVVGPQLGLTQPGMTIVCGDSHTSTHGAFGALAFGIGTSEVEHVLATQTLPLKPFRTMAVTVEGELSPGVTAKDVVLAVIAKIGTGGGQGYVIEYRGSAIRALSMEARMTVCNMSIEAGARAGMIAPDETTFEYVRGRDHAPTGADWDAAVEAWRELRSDDDAEFDAEVVLDAASLTPFVTWGTNPGQGSPLGEAVPDPESMGDDNDKVAARRALEYMGLQAGTPLREIHVDTVFVGSCTNGRIEDLRAAAEVIEGRHVADGVRMLVVPGSARVRLQAEAEGLHEVFTAAGAEWRLPGCSMCLGMNPDQLAPGERSASTSNRNFEGRQGKGGRTHLVSPLVAAATAVRGTLSSPADLEPVEANA; translated from the coding sequence AAGGTGTGGGAGCAGCACGTCGTGCGACGGGGCGACGGGGAGCCCGACCTCCTCTACATCGACCTCCACCTCCTCCACGAGGTGACGAGCCCGCAGGCGTTCGACGGGCTGCGGCTCGCCGGCCGCCCGGTGCGCCGCCCCGACCTCACCCTCGCCACCGAGGACCACAACGTCCCGACGACGCCCGGCCCGATCACGGACCCGGTCAGCCGCACCCAGGTCGAGACCCTGCGCCGCAACTGCGAGGAGTTCGGCGTCACGCTCTACCCGATGGGCGACGCCGAGCAGGGCATCGTCCACGTCGTCGGGCCGCAGCTGGGCCTCACCCAGCCGGGCATGACGATCGTCTGCGGCGACAGCCACACCTCGACGCACGGCGCCTTCGGGGCGCTGGCCTTCGGCATCGGCACCTCCGAGGTCGAGCACGTCCTCGCGACGCAGACCCTGCCGCTCAAGCCGTTCCGCACGATGGCCGTGACCGTCGAGGGCGAGCTCTCGCCGGGGGTCACCGCCAAGGACGTCGTCCTCGCCGTCATCGCGAAGATCGGCACCGGCGGCGGCCAGGGGTACGTCATCGAGTACCGCGGCAGCGCCATCCGCGCCCTCTCGATGGAGGCCCGGATGACCGTCTGCAACATGTCGATCGAGGCCGGCGCCCGCGCGGGGATGATCGCCCCCGACGAGACCACCTTCGAGTACGTCCGCGGGCGCGACCACGCCCCGACCGGCGCCGACTGGGACGCCGCGGTCGAGGCCTGGCGCGAGCTGCGCAGCGACGACGACGCCGAGTTCGACGCCGAGGTCGTCCTCGACGCCGCGAGCCTCACCCCCTTCGTCACGTGGGGCACCAACCCCGGCCAGGGCAGCCCCCTCGGCGAGGCGGTCCCGGACCCCGAGTCGATGGGCGACGACAACGACAAGGTCGCGGCCCGCCGCGCGCTCGAGTACATGGGCCTGCAGGCCGGGACGCCGCTGCGCGAGATCCACGTCGACACCGTGTTCGTCGGGTCGTGCACCAACGGCCGGATCGAGGACCTGCGCGCCGCGGCCGAGGTCATCGAGGGCCGTCACGTGGCCGACGGGGTGCGCATGCTCGTCGTGCCCGGCTCGGCCCGCGTGCGCCTCCAGGCCGAGGCCGAAGGGCTGCACGAGGTCTTCACCGCCGCCGGCGCCGAGTGGCGCCTGCCCGGCTGCTCGATGTGCCTGGGGATGAACCCCGACCAGCTGGCGCCGGGGGAGCGCAGCGCCTCGACCTCGAACCGCAACTTCGAGGGTCGCCAGGGCAAGGGCGGTCGCACGCACCTCGTGAGCCCGCTCGTCGCCGCCGCCACCGCCGTGCGCGGCACCCTGTCGAGCCCTGCCGACCTCGAGCCCGTGGAGGCGAACGCCTGA
- the thiL gene encoding thiamine-phosphate kinase, protein MERLRDLDEAELLARVFPLYAAAVAADESAVPVGPGDDAAVLAAPSGAVVATTDGMVRGRDWRDDWSGAHDVGVKVTVQNLADVAAMGAVPTGLLVSLVADPGTPVDWVLGLAAGIASVSRESGAPVVGGDLSSGPAGVVTVTLTALGDLRGRRPVLRSGARAGDVVAVCGTLGTSGGGLALYLSGRTTGGGPDAELLRAAHRAPRPPWESGPVAADAGAHALVDVSDGLVTDLGRVARASGVGIDLSGEVLRARHASGALERCLGAEEALRQVLGGGEEHSLAACFPASVDLAALPGAPWVAVGQVGEPGPQGPVVTLDGVVPDVRGWDHFAGA, encoded by the coding sequence GTGGAGCGGCTGCGCGACCTCGACGAGGCCGAGCTCCTCGCGCGGGTCTTCCCCCTCTACGCGGCCGCCGTCGCGGCCGACGAGTCCGCCGTCCCGGTCGGTCCGGGCGACGACGCCGCGGTCCTCGCCGCCCCCTCCGGCGCGGTCGTCGCGACGACCGACGGGATGGTCCGCGGCCGCGACTGGCGCGACGACTGGTCCGGCGCGCACGACGTGGGCGTCAAGGTCACCGTGCAGAACCTCGCCGACGTCGCGGCGATGGGCGCGGTCCCCACCGGTCTGCTCGTCTCGCTCGTGGCCGACCCCGGGACGCCGGTCGACTGGGTGCTCGGGCTCGCCGCGGGCATCGCCTCGGTCTCGCGGGAGTCCGGCGCGCCCGTCGTCGGCGGCGACCTGTCCTCCGGCCCGGCCGGGGTCGTCACGGTCACCCTCACCGCGCTCGGCGACCTGCGCGGCCGGCGGCCGGTCCTGCGCTCGGGGGCGCGGGCCGGTGACGTCGTCGCCGTCTGCGGCACGCTCGGGACCTCCGGCGGCGGGCTCGCGCTGTACCTGTCCGGCCGCACCACGGGGGGCGGACCGGACGCCGAGCTGCTGCGGGCGGCCCACCGGGCGCCGCGGCCGCCGTGGGAGTCCGGGCCGGTCGCGGCCGACGCCGGGGCGCACGCCCTCGTCGACGTCTCGGACGGGCTCGTCACCGACCTCGGCCGGGTGGCCCGGGCGAGCGGGGTGGGCATCGACCTGTCGGGGGAGGTGCTGAGGGCGCGCCACGCGTCCGGGGCGCTCGAGCGCTGCCTCGGCGCCGAGGAGGCGCTGCGCCAGGTGCTCGGCGGCGGCGAGGAGCACTCGCTCGCGGCGTGCTTCCCCGCGTCGGTCGACCTCGCGGCGCTGCCCGGCGCCCCGTGGGTCGCCGTCGGGCAGGTCGGCGAGCCGGGGCCGCAGGGTCCGGTCGTCACGCTCGACGGGGTCGTGCCGGACGTGCGCGGCTGGGACCACTTCGCCGGCGCCTGA
- a CDS encoding D-alanine--D-alanine ligase family protein yields the protein MTDRPADKIRVALVFGGRSSEHAVSCATAASVLEALDRDRYDVVPVGIAKDGHWVLAADDPEPLRLAPGHEPRVDGGSASVIVPTSATDRTLVVHEAGQAPRTLGEVDVVFPLLHGPFGEDGTIQGLLDLADVRYVGSGVTASAVMMDKAMMKTVLAAAGLPIGPYVVITDRDWRRDPAAAMDAVGALTFPVFVKPARAGSSMGISKVASMDALEAAIEVAREHDPKVVVEQGIVGREIECGVLEGHGTDDPRTSELGECVVVQNHDFYDFEAKYLAADDVRLEAPADVPTQAAAEIRSMAARAFEAAGCEGLARVDFFLTDAGEVVLNEVNTMPGFTPSSMYPRMWAASGVSYPELIDELVALALERRTGLR from the coding sequence ATGACCGACCGCCCAGCCGACAAGATCCGCGTCGCCCTCGTCTTCGGGGGCCGCTCGTCCGAGCACGCCGTCTCGTGCGCGACCGCCGCGAGCGTCCTCGAGGCGCTCGACCGCGACCGCTACGACGTCGTGCCGGTCGGCATCGCCAAGGACGGGCACTGGGTGCTCGCCGCGGACGACCCCGAGCCGCTGCGCCTCGCGCCGGGCCACGAGCCCCGGGTCGACGGCGGGTCGGCGAGCGTCATCGTCCCGACCTCGGCCACCGACCGCACCCTCGTCGTCCACGAGGCCGGGCAGGCGCCGCGCACGCTCGGCGAGGTCGACGTCGTCTTCCCCCTGCTGCACGGCCCCTTCGGCGAGGACGGCACCATCCAGGGCCTGCTCGACCTCGCCGACGTCCGCTACGTCGGCTCGGGGGTCACCGCCTCGGCCGTCATGATGGACAAGGCGATGATGAAGACCGTCCTCGCCGCGGCCGGCCTGCCGATCGGCCCCTACGTCGTCATCACCGACCGCGACTGGCGGCGCGACCCCGCGGCCGCGATGGACGCCGTCGGCGCGCTGACCTTCCCCGTCTTCGTCAAGCCGGCCCGCGCCGGGTCGAGCATGGGCATCAGCAAGGTCGCCTCGATGGACGCGCTCGAGGCCGCGATCGAGGTCGCCCGCGAGCACGACCCCAAGGTCGTCGTCGAGCAGGGCATCGTCGGGCGCGAGATCGAGTGCGGCGTCCTCGAGGGCCACGGCACCGACGACCCGCGCACGAGCGAGCTCGGCGAGTGCGTCGTCGTCCAGAACCACGACTTCTACGACTTCGAGGCCAAGTACCTCGCCGCCGACGACGTGCGCCTCGAGGCGCCGGCCGACGTGCCGACCCAGGCCGCCGCCGAGATCCGCTCGATGGCCGCCCGCGCCTTCGAGGCCGCCGGCTGCGAGGGGCTCGCGCGCGTCGACTTCTTCCTCACCGACGCCGGCGAGGTCGTCCTCAACGAGGTCAACACGATGCCCGGCTTCACGCCGAGCTCGATGTACCCGCGGATGTGGGCGGCCAGCGGCGTCAGCTACCCCGAGCTCATCGACGAGCTCGTCGCGCTCGCGCTCGAGCGCCGCACCGGCCTGCGCTGA
- a CDS encoding DUF3515 family protein has product MARTRRTAAALGAAAVLLCGCSSAVEVSVPGGAAGCGDPRWPATVGGQERRDTDPAGGAVAAWGDPAIVARCGVGALAPTETECIEVDGVGWIPSELTDGTRFTTFGTDPALEVLVPSAYDPAPLLLPAFDEVAQALPRNDLRCR; this is encoded by the coding sequence GTGGCCCGGACCCGTCGGACGGCGGCAGCGCTCGGCGCTGCCGCCGTCCTGCTGTGCGGGTGCTCCTCCGCCGTCGAGGTGAGCGTGCCCGGGGGCGCCGCGGGGTGCGGCGACCCGCGCTGGCCCGCGACCGTCGGCGGCCAGGAGCGCCGCGACACCGACCCCGCCGGGGGCGCGGTGGCCGCCTGGGGCGACCCGGCGATCGTGGCGCGCTGCGGCGTCGGTGCGCTCGCCCCGACCGAGACCGAGTGCATCGAGGTCGACGGCGTCGGCTGGATCCCGTCGGAGCTCACCGACGGCACCCGCTTCACGACGTTCGGCACCGACCCCGCGCTCGAGGTGCTCGTGCCGTCGGCGTACGACCCCGCGCCGCTGCTGCTGCCGGCGTTCGACGAGGTCGCGCAGGCCCTGCCGCGCAACGACCTCCGCTGCCGCTGA
- a CDS encoding NAD(P)H-dependent glycerol-3-phosphate dehydrogenase, with protein MSRAAVYGTGSWGTAFAAVLADAGTPVTMWGRRAEVVEQVNAGVNRDYLPELRLPGTVRATTDPAEAAEGADVVVLAVPSQTLRDNLTAWGGVLPGDAAVVSLMKGVELGTTRRMSEVIAEVGGVDPDRVVVVSGPNLAREIAAKQPAASVVASRSEAMAERVAAACAAPYFRPYTGTDVVGTEIAGAVKNVIALAVGMAEGLGMGDNSKASIITRGLAETMRLGTALGGESVTFAGLAGVGDLIATCMSPLSRNHSFGVRLGQGMAVDEVVAVTRQTAEGVKSCTSILELAGAHGVDVPIIEQVDAMIRHGRTAQEVVAALLSRPRKAETA; from the coding sequence ATGAGCCGAGCGGCCGTCTACGGCACCGGGAGCTGGGGGACGGCCTTCGCCGCCGTCCTCGCCGACGCCGGCACCCCCGTCACGATGTGGGGGCGCCGGGCGGAGGTCGTCGAGCAGGTCAACGCCGGCGTCAACCGCGACTACCTCCCCGAGCTGCGCCTGCCCGGCACGGTGCGGGCCACGACCGACCCCGCCGAGGCCGCCGAGGGCGCCGACGTCGTGGTGCTCGCCGTGCCCTCGCAGACGCTGCGCGACAACCTCACCGCCTGGGGCGGGGTGCTCCCCGGCGACGCCGCGGTCGTCTCGCTCATGAAGGGCGTCGAGCTCGGCACGACCCGCCGCATGTCGGAGGTCATCGCCGAGGTCGGGGGCGTCGACCCCGACCGCGTCGTCGTCGTCTCCGGGCCCAACCTCGCGCGCGAGATCGCGGCCAAGCAGCCGGCGGCCTCGGTCGTCGCGAGCCGCAGCGAGGCGATGGCCGAGCGGGTCGCCGCCGCCTGCGCCGCACCGTACTTCCGCCCGTACACCGGCACAGACGTCGTCGGCACCGAGATCGCCGGTGCGGTGAAGAACGTCATCGCGCTAGCCGTCGGGATGGCCGAGGGCCTCGGGATGGGCGACAACTCGAAGGCGTCGATCATCACCCGGGGCCTGGCCGAGACGATGCGTCTGGGCACCGCGCTCGGGGGCGAGTCCGTGACCTTCGCGGGGCTCGCCGGGGTCGGCGACCTCATCGCCACGTGCATGTCGCCGCTCTCGCGCAACCACTCCTTCGGCGTGCGTCTCGGTCAGGGGATGGCCGTCGACGAGGTCGTCGCCGTGACGCGGCAGACCGCCGAGGGCGTCAAGTCGTGCACGTCCATCCTCGAGCTGGCCGGCGCCCACGGCGTCGACGTGCCGATCATCGAGCAGGTCGACGCGATGATCCGCCACGGGCGCACCGCCCAGGAGGTCGTGGCCGCTCTCCTGTCGCGGCCCCGCAAGGCCGAGACCGCCTGA
- a CDS encoding PLP-dependent aspartate aminotransferase family protein, whose translation MTERPTSPEPLAPATRLVALGREPASPGAQVGAPLVLTSTYHADGPVSYGRGGNPTWSALEEALGSLEGGDALVLASGMAAVSAAFALLPHGGTVVVPDAAYNGVMATVGDLEAEGAATVRRVDLTDTAAVVAALDGADLLWLESPTNPLLEVADVPTLAAAARERGVLTVVDNTFATPLLQRPLDQGADVVVHSVTKYLAGHSDVLLGAVVTAPTEAGRALHDRLHRHRRLRGAIAGPMESWLALRGMRTLHLRLERACASAVELATRLEGHPAVTRVRYPGLGAIVSIEVVGGAEGAERVSAATRLWVHATSLGGVESLLERRKRQPDEPLKVPDELLRLSVGVEDVEDLWRDLSAALEHAAG comes from the coding sequence GTGACCGAGCGCCCCACCTCGCCCGAGCCCCTCGCCCCCGCCACCCGGCTCGTCGCCCTCGGGCGCGAGCCGGCCTCCCCCGGAGCGCAGGTCGGCGCGCCGCTCGTGCTCACCTCGACCTACCACGCGGACGGGCCGGTCAGCTACGGCCGCGGCGGCAACCCGACGTGGTCGGCCCTGGAGGAGGCCCTCGGCTCGCTCGAGGGCGGCGACGCCCTCGTCCTCGCCTCCGGGATGGCCGCCGTCTCCGCCGCCTTCGCGCTCCTGCCCCACGGCGGCACCGTCGTCGTGCCGGACGCCGCCTACAACGGCGTGATGGCGACCGTCGGCGACCTCGAGGCCGAGGGCGCCGCGACCGTGCGCCGGGTCGACCTCACCGACACCGCCGCCGTCGTCGCCGCGCTCGACGGCGCCGACCTGCTGTGGCTCGAGTCCCCCACCAACCCCCTCCTCGAGGTCGCCGACGTCCCCACCCTGGCCGCGGCGGCCCGCGAGCGCGGGGTGCTGACGGTCGTCGACAACACCTTCGCGACCCCGCTGCTCCAGCGGCCGCTCGATCAGGGCGCCGACGTCGTCGTGCACTCGGTGACGAAGTATCTCGCCGGGCACAGCGACGTGCTGCTCGGCGCGGTCGTCACGGCGCCGACCGAGGCCGGCCGCGCGCTGCACGACCGGCTGCACCGGCACCGGCGGCTGCGCGGCGCCATCGCCGGGCCGATGGAGTCCTGGCTCGCGCTGCGCGGGATGCGCACGCTGCACCTGCGCCTGGAGCGGGCCTGCGCCTCCGCCGTCGAGCTCGCCACCCGGCTCGAGGGCCACCCGGCCGTCACCCGCGTGCGCTACCCCGGCCTCGGGGCGATCGTCAGCATCGAGGTCGTCGGCGGGGCCGAGGGCGCCGAGCGCGTGTCGGCCGCGACCCGCCTCTGGGTGCACGCGACGAGCCTCGGCGGCGTCGAGAGCCTCCTGGAGCGGCGCAAGCGCCAGCCCGACGAGCCGCTCAAGGTGCCGGACGAGCTGCTGCGCCTCTCCGTCGGGGTCGAGGACGTCGAGGACCTGTGGCGCGACCTCTCGGCCGCGCTGGAGCACGCCGCGGGCTGA
- the leuD gene encoding 3-isopropylmalate dehydratase small subunit, producing the protein MEKFTTHTGIGVPLRRSNVDTDQIIPAVYLKRVTRSGFEDGLFAAWRADETFVLNDPTFAAGSVLVAGPDFGTGSSREHAVWALMNYGFRVVISSRFADIFRGNSGKQGLLTAQCSQDDVELLWKLLENEPGTSVTVDLETRTVTAGDLVASFEVDEYTRWRLLEGLDDISLSLRHEGDITTFEAIRPSWKPKVTA; encoded by the coding sequence ATGGAGAAGTTCACGACGCACACCGGCATCGGTGTCCCGCTGCGCCGCAGCAACGTCGACACCGACCAGATCATCCCGGCGGTCTACCTCAAGCGGGTGACGCGCTCGGGCTTCGAGGACGGCCTGTTCGCCGCCTGGCGGGCCGACGAGACCTTCGTCCTCAACGACCCGACCTTCGCCGCGGGGTCGGTGCTCGTCGCCGGGCCCGACTTCGGCACCGGCTCCTCGCGGGAGCACGCGGTGTGGGCCCTCATGAACTACGGCTTCCGGGTGGTCATCTCCTCGCGCTTCGCCGACATCTTCCGCGGCAACAGCGGCAAGCAGGGCCTCCTGACGGCGCAGTGCTCCCAGGACGACGTCGAGCTGCTCTGGAAGCTCCTCGAGAACGAGCCCGGCACCTCCGTGACGGTCGACCTCGAGACGCGCACGGTGACGGCCGGCGACCTCGTGGCCTCCTTCGAGGTCGACGAGTACACGCGCTGGCGGCTCCTCGAGGGCCTGGACGACATCAGCCTCTCGCTGCGCCACGAGGGGGACATCACGACCTTCGAGGCAATTCGTCCGTCGTGGAAGCCCAAGGTCACCGCCTGA
- a CDS encoding Lrp/AsnC ligand binding domain-containing protein, producing MVQAYILIQTDVGRAASVAETIAGIDGVVLAEDVTGPYDVIARVEAATVDELGKLVISRIQDTEGITRTLTCTVVHV from the coding sequence GTGGTCCAGGCCTACATCCTGATCCAGACCGACGTCGGGCGCGCCGCGTCCGTCGCCGAGACGATCGCCGGCATCGACGGCGTCGTCCTCGCCGAGGACGTCACCGGCCCCTACGACGTCATCGCCCGGGTGGAGGCCGCGACCGTCGACGAGCTGGGCAAGCTGGTCATCTCCCGCATCCAGGACACCGAGGGCATCACCCGCACCCTGACGTGCACCGTGGTCCACGTCTGA
- a CDS encoding HU family DNA-binding protein, with amino-acid sequence MNKADIVKELEKALGSRKLANDALDTVLDTIVREVTRGGKVAITGFGTFDRAERAARTGRNPHTGTSVRIPKSKAPRFRPGTAFKDYVRKPSSLPKGVTATGRAAAGSTTAVAAAPAKKTTAKKTAKTAAKKTATKAAPAKTAAKKTATKAAAPAKSAAKKVATKAAPAKTAAKKTTTKAAAPAKTAAKKVATKAAPAKTAAKKTTTKAAAPAKTAARKTATKAAPAKTAAKKAPAKKAPAKKAAKR; translated from the coding sequence GTGAACAAGGCAGACATCGTCAAGGAGCTCGAAAAGGCCCTCGGCAGCCGCAAGCTCGCGAACGACGCGCTGGACACCGTGCTCGACACGATCGTCCGTGAGGTCACCCGGGGCGGCAAGGTCGCGATCACCGGCTTCGGCACCTTCGACCGTGCGGAGCGCGCCGCCCGCACCGGTCGCAACCCGCACACCGGTACCTCGGTGCGCATCCCCAAGAGCAAGGCCCCCCGCTTCCGCCCGGGCACCGCGTTCAAGGACTACGTCCGCAAGCCCAGCTCGCTGCCCAAGGGCGTCACGGCGACCGGTCGTGCCGCCGCCGGCAGCACGACGGCCGTCGCTGCCGCCCCGGCCAAGAAGACCACCGCCAAGAAGACCGCGAAGACGGCGGCGAAGAAGACGGCGACCAAGGCCGCGCCCGCGAAGACCGCCGCGAAGAAGACGGCGACCAAGGCGGCTGCCCCGGCCAAGAGCGCGGCCAAGAAGGTCGCGACGAAGGCGGCGCCGGCGAAGACCGCGGCGAAGAAGACCACGACGAAGGCGGCTGCCCCGGCGAAGACCGCGGCGAAGAAGGTCGCGACGAAGGCGGCGCCGGCGAAGACCGCGGCGAAGAAGACCACGACGAAGGCGGCTGCCCCGGCGAAGACCGCGGCCAGGAAGACCGCCACCAAGGCCGCACCCGCGAAGACCGCCGCGAAGAAGGCCCCCGCGAAGAAGGCCCCGGCCAAGAAGGCCGCGAAGCGCTGA